The Arachis hypogaea cultivar Tifrunner chromosome 19, arahy.Tifrunner.gnm2.J5K5, whole genome shotgun sequence genome has a window encoding:
- the LOC140181869 gene encoding uncharacterized protein isoform X1: protein MKIRDINPTKLAWNLKVRIVRLYEFPSKWNPREIYSMELVLQDERGDRIHCSIPKSNMASQPINSISDELHGGSLPITTIEEVLDKTNETSCWILATVVSIEIGGSDWYYALCKSCPRKVKENKGCYLRKHCGKVGINTPLRYHLHVIAADGTGCIGLIIWNQEAKLVVGKSASEVKKISVIQVRRAFLSAVLRLLARVLWLIQMQVLLLVGCIV from the exons ATGAAAATCCGAG ATATCAACCCAACGAAGCTGGCTTGGAATCTGAAAGTCAGAATTGTGCGCCTGTacgagtttcctagcaagtggaACCCAAGAGAGATTTATAGCATGGAGTTGGTACTTCAAGATGAAAGG GGTGATCGTATACACTGCTCCATCCCGAAGTCAAATATGGCG AGCCAGCCTATAAATTCAATTAGTGATGAGTTGCATGGCGGTTCCTTACCAATCACTACTATTGAGGAGGTTTTGGACAAAACTAAT gaAACTTCATGTTGGATACTAGCCACTGTGGTTTCTATTGAAATTGGTGGCAGTGATTGGTATTATGCTTTGTGCAAGAGTTGTCCCAGAAAAGTGAAGGAGAATAAAGGTTGTTATCTGCGCAAGCATTGTGGTAAAGTTGGTATCAATACTCCTCTGAG GTACCATCTTCATGTTATTGCCGCTGATGGTACTGGCTGTATTGGCCTAATCATTTGGAACCAAGAGGCCAAACTGGTTGTTGGAAAGTCTGCAAGTGAAGTAAAAAAAATCTCAGT GATTCAGGTTCGGAGAGCATTTTTGAGTGCGGTCTTGAGACTCCTAGCAAGGGTGTTGTGGCTGATTCAAATGCAGGTGCTACTATTGGTGGGGTGTATAGTCTAG
- the LOC140181869 gene encoding uncharacterized protein isoform X2: MELVLQDERGDRIHCSIPKSNMASQPINSISDELHGGSLPITTIEEVLDKTNETSCWILATVVSIEIGGSDWYYALCKSCPRKVKENKGCYLRKHCGKVGINTPLRYHLHVIAADGTGCIGLIIWNQEAKLVVGKSASEVKKISVIQVRRAFLSAVLRLLARVLWLIQMQVLLLVGCIV; encoded by the exons ATGGAGTTGGTACTTCAAGATGAAAGG GGTGATCGTATACACTGCTCCATCCCGAAGTCAAATATGGCG AGCCAGCCTATAAATTCAATTAGTGATGAGTTGCATGGCGGTTCCTTACCAATCACTACTATTGAGGAGGTTTTGGACAAAACTAAT gaAACTTCATGTTGGATACTAGCCACTGTGGTTTCTATTGAAATTGGTGGCAGTGATTGGTATTATGCTTTGTGCAAGAGTTGTCCCAGAAAAGTGAAGGAGAATAAAGGTTGTTATCTGCGCAAGCATTGTGGTAAAGTTGGTATCAATACTCCTCTGAG GTACCATCTTCATGTTATTGCCGCTGATGGTACTGGCTGTATTGGCCTAATCATTTGGAACCAAGAGGCCAAACTGGTTGTTGGAAAGTCTGCAAGTGAAGTAAAAAAAATCTCAGT GATTCAGGTTCGGAGAGCATTTTTGAGTGCGGTCTTGAGACTCCTAGCAAGGGTGTTGTGGCTGATTCAAATGCAGGTGCTACTATTGGTGGGGTGTATAGTCTAG